A single genomic interval of Nonomuraea rubra harbors:
- a CDS encoding rhamnogalacturonan lyase — translation MRLHLAAAAAVLALAATAYPAQAAPPTKQMEDLDRGLVSVRSGSGNLVSWRLLGTDPDGVSFNVYRGSTRVASGLTGSTNYLDNGAAADSSYTVRAVVNGSEQAASPASLRFTGGSYLDVPIQPPSGGTTPDGVSYTYSANDASVGDLDGDGQYEIVLKWDPSNAKDNSQSGYTGNVFVDAYRLNGTRLWRIDLGRNIRAGAHYTQFQVYDYDGDGRAEVAMKTADGTRDGAGTVIGSSGADHRNSSGYVLSGPEYLTMFNGLTGAAMSTVNYDPPRGTVSSWGDNYGNRVDRFLAGTAYLDGERPSLIMARGYYTRSVIAAWDFRNGTLTKRWTFDSNSAGSQYAGQGSHSLSVGDIDQDGRDEIVYGAMAVNDNGTGMWSTRTGHGDAQHLGDFDPARAGLEYFKVSESSSQPSSLYIDPRNGGVLWSTPAGSDNGRGVAGDISTVRAASEFWSAADTTLRSVTGNGAGREPSSVNFLIWWDADPVRELLDQTRIDKYGTSSDTRLLTASGVHSNNGTKATPSLSADLFGDWREEVVWPTSDNRALRVYATTTPTDRRIYTLMHDPLYRVSVAWQNTAYNQPPHTSFFLGDRMPAPPRPDIYVR, via the coding sequence ATGCGCTTACATCTGGCCGCCGCGGCCGCCGTCCTGGCCCTGGCCGCGACCGCGTACCCCGCCCAAGCCGCACCGCCCACCAAGCAGATGGAGGACCTGGACCGGGGGCTGGTCAGCGTCCGCTCCGGCTCCGGCAACCTCGTCTCCTGGCGGCTGCTCGGCACCGACCCCGACGGCGTCTCCTTCAACGTCTACCGCGGCTCCACCAGGGTCGCGTCCGGCCTGACCGGCTCGACCAACTACCTCGACAACGGCGCCGCCGCCGACTCCTCCTACACGGTCCGGGCCGTCGTGAACGGCTCCGAGCAGGCCGCCTCACCGGCCTCGCTGCGCTTCACCGGCGGCTCCTACCTGGACGTGCCCATCCAGCCGCCCTCCGGCGGCACCACCCCTGACGGCGTCTCCTACACCTACAGCGCCAACGACGCCAGCGTCGGCGACCTGGACGGCGACGGCCAGTACGAGATCGTGCTGAAGTGGGACCCGTCCAACGCCAAGGACAACTCCCAGTCCGGTTACACCGGCAACGTGTTCGTGGACGCGTACCGGCTGAACGGCACCCGGCTGTGGCGCATCGACCTGGGCCGCAACATCCGCGCCGGCGCACACTACACGCAGTTCCAGGTCTACGACTACGACGGCGACGGCCGCGCCGAGGTGGCCATGAAGACCGCCGACGGCACCAGGGACGGCGCCGGCACGGTGATCGGCAGCTCAGGCGCCGACCACCGCAACTCCAGCGGGTACGTGCTCAGCGGCCCCGAGTACCTGACCATGTTCAACGGCCTGACCGGCGCCGCCATGTCCACGGTGAACTACGACCCGCCTCGCGGCACGGTCTCCTCCTGGGGCGACAACTACGGCAACCGGGTGGACCGGTTCCTGGCCGGGACCGCGTACCTGGACGGCGAACGCCCGTCGCTGATCATGGCCCGCGGCTACTACACCCGCAGCGTCATCGCCGCCTGGGACTTCCGCAACGGCACCCTCACCAAGCGCTGGACGTTCGACAGCAACTCGGCCGGCTCCCAGTACGCCGGGCAGGGCAGCCACAGCCTGTCCGTCGGCGACATCGACCAGGACGGCCGCGACGAGATCGTCTACGGCGCCATGGCCGTCAACGACAACGGCACCGGCATGTGGTCCACCCGCACCGGCCACGGCGACGCCCAGCACCTGGGCGACTTCGACCCGGCCAGGGCTGGCCTGGAGTACTTCAAGGTCAGCGAGTCCAGCTCGCAGCCGAGCTCGCTCTACATCGACCCGCGCAACGGCGGCGTCCTCTGGTCCACCCCCGCGGGCTCCGACAACGGCCGCGGCGTGGCCGGGGACATCTCGACGGTCAGGGCCGCCAGTGAGTTCTGGTCCGCCGCCGACACCACCCTGCGCAGCGTCACCGGCAACGGCGCGGGCCGCGAGCCGTCCTCGGTGAACTTCCTCATCTGGTGGGACGCCGACCCGGTCAGGGAGCTGCTCGACCAGACCAGGATCGACAAGTACGGCACCAGCTCCGACACCCGCCTGCTGACCGCCTCCGGCGTGCACTCCAACAACGGCACCAAGGCCACCCCCTCGCTGTCGGCGGACCTGTTCGGCGACTGGCGCGAGGAGGTCGTCTGGCCCACCAGCGACAACCGCGCCCTGCGCGTCTACGCCACCACCACGCCGACGGACCGGCGCATCTACACGCTGATGCACGACCCGCTCTACCGCGTCTCGGTGGCC
- a CDS encoding N-acyl-D-amino-acid deacylase family protein has translation MVDLILRGGTVYDGLGSPAIAGDVAISGGWVVEIGRELGAARRVIDVTGLAVAPGFVDAHAHSDLVPFMAQPQPFKLLQGVTTEVNGNCGFSYAPDASVLAEVTGAAVPDWMFAEYLETITAAGPTNHMATLIGHSTLRAAVAGFDERLRDGDLDRMCDLAAAAFAAGACGLSSGLIYPPGGYAGTDELVALAGVAHGYGVPYATHLRDEGAGLAAALDEAIEVARRARVRLQVSHCKVAGRANHGRARMLLDRLRQARMRGVDVRGDQYPYVAGATVLAALLPPSALAGGRVREVLAAPSERDRLRARAEAGGTGAGLWQDVTPDDVLVTAHAQPAYTGRSLADIARGLEVDAWAAACALVAADPAATMVAFLMAEEDLTEIMADPLIGIGSDNGLPAGLEHPRTWGCFPRFLGTYVRERQVVSWEEAVRKATSANADQFALRGRGWLGPGAWADICVFDPATIGHAGTYAAPSVRPSGIVHVLLEGHVVVESGEFTGERKGRVLRVR, from the coding sequence ATGGTCGATCTCATCCTTCGCGGTGGCACCGTGTACGACGGTCTCGGGTCCCCGGCCATCGCCGGTGACGTCGCCATCTCGGGCGGCTGGGTCGTGGAGATCGGGCGGGAGCTCGGGGCCGCGCGCCGGGTGATCGACGTCACGGGGCTGGCCGTGGCGCCGGGGTTCGTGGACGCGCACGCACATTCCGACCTGGTGCCGTTCATGGCGCAGCCGCAGCCGTTCAAGCTGCTGCAGGGCGTCACCACCGAGGTCAACGGCAACTGCGGCTTCTCCTACGCGCCCGACGCCTCGGTGCTGGCGGAGGTGACCGGCGCCGCCGTGCCGGACTGGATGTTCGCCGAGTACCTGGAGACGATCACCGCGGCCGGCCCCACGAACCACATGGCCACCCTCATCGGGCACTCGACGCTGCGCGCGGCCGTGGCCGGGTTCGACGAGCGCCTGCGCGACGGCGATCTGGACCGGATGTGCGACCTCGCCGCGGCGGCCTTCGCGGCGGGCGCGTGCGGGCTGTCCAGCGGGCTGATCTACCCTCCGGGCGGTTACGCCGGCACCGACGAGCTGGTGGCGCTGGCCGGCGTGGCGCACGGGTACGGGGTGCCGTACGCCACGCACCTGCGTGACGAGGGTGCCGGGCTGGCGGCGGCGCTGGACGAGGCCATCGAGGTGGCGCGGCGGGCCCGGGTGCGGCTGCAGGTCTCGCACTGCAAGGTCGCCGGGCGGGCGAACCACGGGCGGGCCCGGATGTTGCTCGACCGGCTGCGCCAGGCCCGGATGCGCGGGGTGGACGTGCGCGGGGACCAGTATCCGTACGTCGCGGGCGCGACCGTCCTGGCCGCGCTGCTGCCGCCGTCGGCGCTGGCCGGCGGCCGGGTGCGCGAGGTGCTGGCGGCGCCGTCCGAGCGGGACCGGCTGCGCGCGCGGGCCGAGGCGGGCGGCACGGGAGCGGGCCTGTGGCAGGACGTCACGCCGGACGACGTGCTGGTCACCGCGCACGCCCAGCCCGCCTACACCGGCCGCTCGCTGGCCGACATCGCCCGCGGGCTGGAGGTGGACGCCTGGGCGGCCGCCTGCGCGCTGGTCGCCGCCGACCCCGCCGCCACGATGGTGGCCTTCCTGATGGCCGAGGAGGACCTGACCGAGATCATGGCCGATCCGCTCATCGGCATCGGCTCCGACAACGGGCTTCCCGCCGGCCTGGAGCACCCTCGTACGTGGGGCTGCTTCCCGCGCTTCCTCGGCACGTACGTGCGGGAGCGCCAGGTCGTCTCCTGGGAGGAGGCCGTACGCAAGGCGACCTCCGCGAACGCCGACCAGTTCGCCCTGCGCGGGAGGGGCTGGCTGGGACCCGGGGCCTGGGCCGACATCTGCGTCTTCGACCCGGCCACCATCGGCCACGCCGGCACCTACGCCGCCCCCTCCGTGCGGCCGTCCGGCATCGTGCACGTGCTGCTGGAAGGGCACGTGGTGGTGGAGTCCGGCGAGTTCACCGGCGAGCGCAAGGGCCGCGTCCTACGGGTGCGCTGA
- a CDS encoding MFS transporter has product MIAPSPLRPRRLPLFGLAVALASVAFAFSAPSLFELTAMTPGVYHLRGLAVTVAAVLVAPLLGVLVDRARRRRTPMVVLPLVGAAGIAIAGGTAAGWDAAGTPAVTTGMIMAAGLAALWPVGHEAYLPSIVGRERLVPANALLYVLPQLVMVLVGIVLSWAEYRDLALVIAVCVLLVLAAVAFRGVEAVEEPPPARSGLWREAVEGVRFTLKEPVLRAIALCLVVTTLSAEFADEVVDAARGALLENRLSAGPFSLSLTITSYGAIILGPLVAVLLHRRLGAYRLASAVLLASQPFTLLLALSGVAGGFTWYTLGSLVPLAGSIAVTIALTSHRQAITPDRLLGRVGGTLIALVALSEVAGALLLGRPGDWLAELAEDATSPLPLLPGLVLATALAMAAAVPLLRARHPVVSEEAAESAHP; this is encoded by the coding sequence ATGATCGCCCCCAGCCCGTTACGGCCACGACGACTGCCGCTCTTCGGCCTCGCCGTCGCCCTCGCCTCCGTCGCCTTCGCCTTCAGCGCACCGTCACTGTTCGAGCTGACCGCCATGACACCGGGCGTGTACCACCTGCGCGGTCTGGCGGTGACCGTCGCGGCCGTCCTGGTGGCGCCGCTGCTCGGGGTGCTCGTGGACCGGGCGCGGCGGCGCCGTACGCCGATGGTCGTGCTGCCGCTCGTGGGTGCGGCGGGGATCGCGATCGCGGGCGGGACGGCGGCGGGATGGGACGCGGCGGGCACCCCCGCCGTCACGACCGGGATGATCATGGCGGCCGGCCTGGCGGCCCTGTGGCCGGTCGGGCACGAGGCGTACCTGCCGTCGATCGTGGGCCGCGAGCGGCTGGTTCCGGCGAACGCCCTGCTGTACGTGCTGCCGCAGCTCGTCATGGTGCTGGTCGGGATCGTGCTGTCCTGGGCCGAGTACAGGGACCTGGCTCTCGTGATCGCCGTCTGCGTGCTCCTGGTCCTCGCCGCGGTGGCGTTCCGCGGGGTCGAGGCGGTCGAGGAGCCGCCACCGGCCAGAAGCGGGCTCTGGCGGGAGGCGGTGGAAGGAGTGCGCTTCACGCTGAAGGAACCGGTGCTGCGGGCGATCGCCCTGTGCCTGGTGGTGACGACGCTGTCCGCCGAGTTCGCCGACGAGGTGGTGGACGCCGCCCGCGGTGCGCTGCTGGAGAACCGCCTGTCGGCGGGGCCCTTCTCGCTGTCCCTGACGATCACGAGCTACGGCGCGATCATCCTGGGGCCGCTGGTGGCCGTGCTGCTGCACCGCAGGCTCGGCGCCTACCGCCTGGCCTCGGCGGTCCTGCTGGCGAGCCAGCCGTTCACGCTGTTGCTCGCCCTGTCGGGGGTGGCGGGCGGGTTCACCTGGTACACGCTCGGCAGCCTCGTCCCGCTGGCCGGCTCGATCGCCGTCACCATCGCGCTGACGAGTCACCGCCAGGCGATCACCCCCGACCGGCTGCTCGGCCGGGTCGGCGGCACGCTGATCGCCCTGGTCGCGCTGAGCGAGGTCGCGGGGGCCCTGCTGCTGGGCCGGCCCGGGGACTGGCTCGCCGAGCTCGCGGAGGACGCGACGTCGCCGCTGCCCCTGCTTCCCGGCCTGGTCCTGGCCACGGCGCTGGCCATGGCCGCCGCCGTCCCGCTGCTGCGCGCCCGGCACCCGGTGGTCTCCGAAGAGGCGGCCGAGTCAGCGCACCCGTAG
- a CDS encoding cytochrome P450 has translation MEPLQIPVPGERTSQTIRRFRDEGGPVVPIELPGKVHAWMVASYESVSEVLLNDGTLFSKNSRNCPAMHDGTIPPDWPLRQLVEGDHLLTKDGDDHRRLRGLINRAFTPARVAAMAPRIQEMTDGLLDGLAAEGEVVDLVRHFSEPLPIAVICELFGVPEEERYQLREWTNVLLFHTASPEQAAEAAQAMLGYLAAFIERRRAEPGDDLTTGLIQAQEDDGDRLSDNEMLWILWLVLVAGHETTVHLIANAVIALCAHPAQVPAADDQDSWAKVVEEALRSRNSVLNVMFRYPLEDVQVAGTKIPAGEPIVVALDGADTDPARYGADAARFDASREPDAHVGFGRGPHFCLGAPLARLEMRIALSALFGRYPGLRLAVGADEIAYTPSLITEGPMTLPVVLGPRNPGS, from the coding sequence ATGGAACCCCTGCAGATTCCAGTCCCTGGTGAGCGAACGTCGCAGACGATCCGCCGGTTCAGGGACGAAGGCGGACCTGTCGTTCCCATCGAGTTGCCGGGCAAGGTCCACGCCTGGATGGTGGCCTCGTACGAGAGCGTCAGCGAGGTGCTGCTCAACGACGGCACCCTGTTCAGCAAGAACTCCCGCAACTGCCCCGCCATGCACGACGGCACCATCCCGCCCGACTGGCCGCTGCGCCAGCTCGTCGAGGGCGACCACCTGCTGACCAAGGACGGCGACGACCACCGCCGGCTGCGCGGTCTCATCAACCGCGCCTTCACCCCCGCCAGGGTGGCCGCCATGGCGCCGCGCATCCAGGAGATGACCGACGGGCTGCTCGACGGGCTGGCCGCCGAGGGCGAGGTGGTGGACCTCGTACGGCACTTCAGCGAGCCGCTGCCCATCGCCGTGATCTGCGAGCTGTTCGGCGTGCCGGAAGAGGAGCGCTACCAGCTCCGCGAGTGGACGAACGTGCTGCTCTTCCACACGGCCAGCCCGGAGCAGGCCGCCGAGGCCGCGCAGGCGATGCTGGGATACCTGGCCGCGTTCATCGAGCGCAGGCGCGCCGAGCCGGGCGACGACCTGACCACCGGCCTCATCCAGGCGCAGGAGGACGACGGGGACCGGCTGTCGGACAACGAGATGTTGTGGATCCTGTGGCTGGTGCTCGTCGCCGGTCACGAGACCACCGTGCACCTGATCGCGAACGCCGTCATCGCCCTGTGCGCCCATCCCGCCCAGGTGCCCGCCGCCGACGACCAGGACTCCTGGGCGAAGGTGGTGGAGGAGGCGCTGCGCAGCCGCAACTCGGTGCTCAACGTGATGTTCCGCTACCCGCTCGAGGACGTGCAGGTGGCCGGGACGAAGATCCCGGCGGGCGAGCCGATCGTCGTCGCACTCGACGGGGCGGACACGGACCCGGCCAGGTACGGCGCGGACGCCGCCCGCTTCGACGCCTCCCGGGAGCCGGACGCGCACGTCGGGTTCGGGCGCGGGCCGCACTTCTGCCTGGGGGCGCCGCTGGCCAGGCTGGAGATGCGGATCGCGCTGTCGGCGTTGTTCGGGCGGTATCCGGGGTTGCGGCTGGCGGTCGGGGCGGACGAGATCGCGTACACGCCCTCGCTCATCACGGAGGGGCCGATGACGCTGCCGGTGGTGCTCGGGCCTCGAAACCCCGGAAGCTAG
- a CDS encoding TetR/AcrR family transcriptional regulator yields MPQQKRAGGRRPGATRTREEILEAAQRSFADSGYDGTTIRGVARAAGVDPALVVQFFGSKDGLFDAALRADPPMRDLVTLAGEGEAADLGVRLARRYLELWEDPHTGPRMLAVIRAATAAPSASAMVTAFMTDAVMLPLARAIEADEPELRAALAGAHLFGMATARYVLHIGPLASLSRQDAVSVLAPVIQHHLTGRLRGPVAQRHPTG; encoded by the coding sequence ATGCCACAACAGAAGCGGGCCGGAGGGCGGCGACCAGGCGCGACACGTACGCGCGAGGAGATACTCGAAGCCGCGCAGCGCAGCTTCGCCGACTCCGGCTACGACGGCACCACGATCCGCGGGGTGGCCAGGGCGGCGGGCGTCGATCCCGCTCTGGTGGTGCAGTTCTTCGGCAGCAAGGACGGGCTCTTCGACGCCGCCCTGCGTGCCGACCCGCCCATGCGGGACCTCGTCACGCTGGCCGGCGAGGGCGAGGCCGCCGACCTCGGCGTACGCCTCGCCCGCCGCTATCTGGAGCTATGGGAGGACCCGCACACGGGCCCCCGGATGCTGGCCGTCATCCGGGCCGCCACGGCCGCGCCGAGCGCGTCGGCCATGGTCACGGCGTTCATGACGGACGCGGTGATGTTGCCCCTGGCGCGGGCCATCGAGGCCGACGAGCCCGAGCTGCGCGCCGCACTCGCCGGAGCCCACCTGTTCGGCATGGCGACGGCGCGGTACGTGCTTCACATCGGGCCGCTGGCCTCACTGTCCCGGCAGGACGCCGTGTCCGTGCTGGCGCCGGTCATCCAGCACCACCTCACCGGCCGGCTCCGGGGTCCGGTCGCCCAGCGCCACCCCACCGGCTAG
- a CDS encoding antibiotic biosynthesis monooxygenase gives MEYLLIRQRFTDYDTWRAAFDELAEVREAAGMRTVLVTVDAEQPEEAVVLFECEDAQGMRRHFASDALKEAHRKAGVVPGSNQATVLIPR, from the coding sequence ATGGAGTACCTGCTCATCAGGCAGCGGTTCACCGACTACGACACGTGGCGCGCGGCGTTCGACGAGCTGGCGGAGGTGCGGGAGGCGGCCGGGATGCGCACCGTCCTGGTCACCGTGGACGCCGAGCAGCCGGAGGAGGCGGTCGTCCTGTTCGAATGCGAGGACGCCCAGGGGATGCGGCGGCACTTCGCCTCCGACGCGCTCAAGGAGGCACACCGGAAGGCGGGCGTGGTGCCCGGCAGCAACCAGGCCACCGTGCTGATCCCCCGCTAG
- a CDS encoding LysR family transcriptional regulator produces the protein MDRPELPLAQLHAFVVLAEELHFGHAADRLGIAQPPLSQQIRRLEGKVGHALFSRTPGRVALTPAGRELLPAARRALDELAGGLAAARAVGSGREGRIRVGFAASLALTILPKLLSAYRERFPRVRIEIHEMTTAPQLDALRERRIDVGLLREPPDDEPGLAFATVLREPFVAVLPTGIELATGHPLATGHPLAAGRVVEIARLAGSPFVLLPREHGPGLYDRIVGMCEDAGFTPEVAQHAVEWQTVCALVEAGLGVSLAPASIRRIRLKGVAFRRVTPGGVRTSVAAAWRASDTDPLVTGLLETLV, from the coding sequence ATGGATCGCCCGGAACTGCCGCTGGCCCAGCTGCATGCCTTCGTCGTGCTCGCCGAGGAGCTGCACTTCGGCCATGCCGCCGATCGCCTGGGCATCGCGCAGCCGCCGCTGAGCCAGCAGATCCGGCGGCTGGAGGGCAAGGTGGGGCACGCGCTGTTCAGCCGTACGCCGGGCCGGGTCGCGCTCACCCCGGCCGGTCGCGAGCTGCTGCCGGCGGCCCGCCGGGCGCTGGACGAGCTGGCGGGCGGGCTGGCGGCGGCGCGGGCCGTGGGCAGCGGGCGGGAGGGGCGGATCCGGGTCGGGTTCGCCGCCTCGCTGGCCTTGACGATCCTGCCGAAGTTGCTGAGCGCGTACCGGGAACGGTTCCCGCGCGTGCGCATCGAGATCCACGAGATGACGACCGCGCCGCAGCTCGACGCCCTGCGGGAGCGGCGCATCGACGTCGGGCTGCTGCGGGAGCCGCCGGACGACGAGCCCGGGCTGGCGTTCGCGACCGTGCTGCGAGAGCCTTTCGTGGCCGTGCTGCCGACCGGCATCGAACTCGCCACCGGCCACCCGCTCGCCACCGGGCACCCGCTCGCCGCCGGGCGGGTGGTCGAGATCGCGCGGCTGGCCGGCTCGCCGTTCGTGTTGCTGCCGCGCGAGCACGGTCCCGGCCTCTACGACCGGATCGTGGGGATGTGCGAGGACGCCGGGTTCACTCCCGAGGTGGCGCAGCACGCGGTGGAGTGGCAGACCGTGTGCGCGCTGGTGGAGGCGGGGCTGGGGGTGTCGCTGGCGCCTGCGAGCATCCGCCGGATCCGGCTCAAGGGGGTGGCGTTCCGCCGGGTGACGCCGGGCGGCGTACGCACGAGCGTGGCCGCGGCCTGGCGCGCGAGCGACACCGACCCGCTCGTCACGGGCCTGCTGGAAACGCTCGTCTGA
- a CDS encoding RidA family protein has translation MTERRAILSGSTFEEQIGYARAVVDGDWVHVSGTTGFDYSTMTISDDVVEQARQCLRNIGQALEEAGCGFADVVRVRYLLPDRADFEPCWPVLRECFGKVRPAATMLMCGLADPRMKIEIEVYARRRLGSGRGVLERAARPVR, from the coding sequence ATGACGGAGCGACGCGCGATCCTCAGCGGTTCCACGTTCGAGGAGCAGATCGGATACGCCAGGGCCGTGGTCGACGGTGACTGGGTGCACGTCTCGGGGACGACCGGGTTCGACTACTCGACCATGACCATCTCCGACGACGTGGTGGAGCAGGCCCGGCAGTGCCTGCGCAACATCGGCCAGGCGCTGGAGGAGGCCGGGTGCGGCTTCGCCGACGTCGTACGCGTGCGCTACCTCCTGCCCGACCGCGCCGACTTCGAGCCGTGCTGGCCCGTACTGCGCGAATGCTTCGGCAAGGTACGGCCGGCCGCCACGATGCTCATGTGCGGCCTGGCGGATCCACGGATGAAGATCGAGATCGAGGTGTACGCCCGGCGGCGGCTCGGGAGCGGGCGCGGTGTCCTGGAACGGGCTGCTCGGCCCGTTCGCTGA
- a CDS encoding DUF6624 domain-containing protein codes for MRQFLAFLLTALAFVTACGDPAPVNPALRTELLAMLKLDQEVRTLDASQEDWDRVEKANTDRMRQILDQHGWPGYELVGKDGAQAAWALIQHADRDLELQKRGLELMRRAADEGDADPSDLAFLVDRVRVAEKKPQVYGTQWETDPQGKWRPRTPIEDEAKVDERRAGVGLKPLNEYLEELKSAQ; via the coding sequence ATGCGCCAGTTCCTCGCCTTCCTGTTAACCGCACTCGCCTTCGTCACGGCCTGCGGCGATCCCGCGCCCGTGAACCCGGCCCTCCGCACCGAACTGCTCGCCATGCTCAAACTGGACCAGGAGGTCAGAACCCTGGACGCGTCCCAGGAGGACTGGGACCGCGTGGAGAAGGCGAACACCGACCGCATGCGCCAGATCCTCGACCAGCACGGCTGGCCCGGCTACGAACTGGTCGGCAAGGACGGCGCGCAGGCCGCCTGGGCGCTCATCCAGCACGCCGACCGCGACCTGGAGCTGCAGAAGCGCGGCCTGGAGCTGATGCGGCGGGCCGCCGACGAGGGCGACGCCGACCCGTCCGACCTGGCCTTCCTCGTGGACAGGGTGCGCGTGGCGGAGAAAAAGCCGCAGGTGTACGGCACTCAGTGGGAGACCGATCCGCAGGGCAAGTGGCGGCCGCGCACCCCCATCGAGGACGAGGCGAAGGTGGACGAGCGGCGGGCCGGCGTCGGGTTGAAGCCCCTGAACGAGTATCTCGAGGAGCTCAAATCGGCACAGTGA
- the pip gene encoding prolyl aminopeptidase, with amino-acid sequence MYPPIEPYEHGMLDVGDGNLVYWEVCGNPDGKPAVVVHGGPGSGCSTGSRRVFDPERFRIVLFDQRNCGRSRPHASDPATDLTNNTTRHLIADMELLREHLGIDQWLLYGGSWGSTLILAYAETHPERVSEIVIPAVTMTRRSEIEWLYRGVGRFFPEEQERFVRGVPEADRDGDVFQVLAAYSRLLSDPDQRVREKAAQDWVTWEDAVISQEANGKPNAYSDRPGDAVMALVRICAHYFSNGAWLEEGELLRNAGRLAGIPGALVHGRLDMGGPLQTAWELTRAWPDAELHVVGDSGHTGSETFRKVLQEAIERFSPAKEG; translated from the coding sequence TTGTATCCCCCGATCGAACCGTACGAGCACGGCATGCTCGACGTCGGCGACGGCAACCTCGTCTACTGGGAGGTCTGCGGCAATCCCGACGGCAAGCCGGCCGTGGTCGTGCACGGCGGGCCGGGCTCGGGCTGCTCCACCGGCTCGCGCCGCGTGTTCGACCCGGAACGTTTCCGCATCGTCCTGTTCGACCAGCGCAACTGCGGCCGCAGCCGCCCGCACGCCAGTGACCCGGCCACCGACCTGACGAACAACACCACCCGGCACCTGATCGCCGACATGGAGCTGCTGCGCGAGCACCTCGGCATCGACCAGTGGCTGCTGTACGGCGGGTCGTGGGGCTCGACGCTGATCCTGGCCTACGCCGAGACCCATCCCGAACGCGTGTCGGAGATCGTCATCCCCGCCGTCACGATGACACGCCGCTCGGAGATCGAGTGGCTCTACCGCGGCGTCGGCAGGTTCTTCCCCGAGGAGCAGGAGCGGTTCGTGCGGGGGGTGCCCGAGGCCGATCGCGACGGGGACGTCTTCCAGGTGCTGGCCGCCTACTCGCGGCTGCTGTCCGACCCCGACCAGCGGGTCCGCGAGAAGGCCGCCCAGGACTGGGTGACCTGGGAGGACGCGGTCATCTCCCAGGAGGCCAACGGCAAGCCCAACGCCTACAGCGACCGTCCGGGCGACGCCGTCATGGCCCTGGTCCGCATCTGCGCGCACTACTTCTCCAACGGCGCCTGGCTGGAGGAGGGCGAGCTGCTGCGGAACGCGGGACGGCTGGCCGGCATCCCCGGCGCGCTGGTCCACGGGCGCCTGGACATGGGCGGCCCGCTCCAGACGGCATGGGAGCTGACCAGGGCCTGGCCGGACGCCGAGCTGCACGTGGTGGGGGACTCCGGGCACACGGGCAGCGAGACGTTCAGGAAGGTGCTCCAGGAGGCCATCGAGAGGTTCTCTCCGGCCAAGGAGGGGTGA
- a CDS encoding Lrp/AsnC family transcriptional regulator, with amino-acid sequence MDELDTAILAELQRDGRQTNRELAEHLGIAPSTCLERVRSLRSSGVIEGFHAEVNLDAIGRPVQALINVRLHPKIREAVEGFRDYVAALPETLAVFVVSGGDDFIIQVGVRDAGHLRDFVLDHVSRHRNIADVRTSLVYDHIRKTSVEVLPPERPSRPRTARKR; translated from the coding sequence GTGGACGAACTTGATACGGCGATTCTCGCCGAGTTGCAGCGCGACGGCCGCCAGACCAACCGCGAGCTGGCCGAGCACCTCGGCATCGCGCCCTCGACCTGCCTGGAGCGGGTGCGGTCGCTGCGCTCGTCCGGCGTCATCGAGGGCTTCCACGCCGAGGTCAACCTCGACGCGATCGGCCGGCCGGTGCAGGCGCTGATCAACGTGCGCCTGCACCCCAAGATCCGCGAGGCCGTGGAGGGGTTCCGCGACTACGTGGCCGCGTTGCCGGAGACGCTGGCCGTGTTCGTCGTCTCGGGCGGTGACGACTTCATCATCCAGGTCGGGGTGCGGGACGCCGGGCATCTGCGCGACTTCGTGCTCGACCACGTCTCGCGGCACCGCAACATCGCGGACGTACGCACCTCGCTGGTCTACGACCACATCCGCAAGACGTCGGTGGAGGTGCTGCCACCGGAGCGGCCTTCCCGCCCGCGCACCGCCCGCAAACGCTGA
- a CDS encoding DUF2000 domain-containing protein, translating into MTVLDELERRTDLPTKELAVKWVIVIDRDLPRGLQANAAACLAASVGVAVPAIVGSGGVDGSGLPHAGLPWTGCTVLGAPAAIVSRIRKDAAAEPGLVVTDMAAIAQRTNVYDDYLAELARTEEPPYYAVSLFGPRAIVERLTGRLPLLR; encoded by the coding sequence ATGACCGTGCTGGACGAGCTCGAACGCCGTACCGATCTGCCCACCAAGGAGCTCGCGGTCAAGTGGGTGATCGTGATCGACCGCGACCTGCCCAGAGGACTGCAGGCCAACGCCGCGGCCTGCCTGGCCGCCTCCGTCGGGGTCGCCGTGCCGGCGATCGTCGGGTCGGGCGGCGTGGACGGCTCCGGGCTCCCGCACGCCGGGCTGCCGTGGACGGGCTGCACGGTGCTGGGGGCGCCGGCCGCGATCGTGAGCCGGATCAGGAAGGACGCCGCCGCCGAGCCCGGGCTGGTGGTGACCGACATGGCGGCCATCGCGCAGCGGACCAACGTCTACGACGACTATCTGGCCGAGCTGGCACGCACGGAGGAGCCGCCGTACTACGCGGTCAGCCTCTTCGGCCCCCGGGCGATCGTCGAACGGCTCACGGGGCGGCTGCCGCTGCTCCGGTGA